GGGAGTTGGGCAGAATGGGTAAGGAAATAGAAAATTTAGGAAATGATAATCAGCGAATGGGTGATGAAATTAGAAGACTCTATGAAGAAATAGATGAATTACGTAAAGCTAAAGCTGATTTAGAAGCTATCCGTAGCAAATTATTATATCGGTTATATCATAAAGTTAGATTGAGTTTAACAGGAAAACACAAAACATCATGAAACGACCTGTATCGGTATATATTCCTGCGTATAATGTAGAGAAATATCTTGCAACATGTATAGAATATATCCAGAAACAAACATATCCAGTTTCTGAGATTCTCGTTATAGATGATGGATCAACAGATACAACAGCGGATATAGCTAAACAATATCCGGTGAAATTAATTCAACATCAGCAAAACCAAGGGTTAGCTGCGGTTAGGAATACCGGAGTTAAAAATGCTAAATATGATTATGTAGCATCACTTGATGCGGATTGTATTCCGGAACCGGATTGGCTTGAACGATTGATGGTTTATTTTGATCAAGAACAGGTTGCTGGCGTGAGCGGAAAATTAATCGAGAAACATCAAACGGATATCCCGGATCGATGGCGGGCAATACATATGAAACAGTATTGGGAAGGAGAAGAGGTTATAACTAATCCGATGCATCTATTCGGTAATAATACTGTATTTTATCGTCCCGCGTTAGCAGAAGTAGGATTTTATAAGGATACCCCAGAATATAGAACTAATAACGAGGATTATTATATTTCTCGAAAATTGCTCGAAGCTGGGTATACAATTATCTACGACCCCAAATCGGTAGTGTATCATTTACGACACGATAATTATACATCTTTATTTCGGACGTATTGGCGTTGGTTTTTTTTACATCGTCCACGTCCTGATTCTATAAGAGGGTTCCTACATAAAGGAATCACTAATTTAGTTTATTTTCGAAACTTTTTGCGTGAAGATTTAGATGCAGGTAGATTTAATCTGATTATTGCAGATTGTTTATTTTTATGGTATCAGACTGTATATGACATTAAGTTTGCCATAACCCGAAAATAGGAGCAGCAAAACTCAGATTAAATTTTAATTTCTAATAACAGTGAATAATAAAATTGCTTTTCTTGATTTACTCTTTCATTACCCTCCGACAGGTGGTTCTTGGGTAGACGTGTATGAAGTCGCATCTCGGTTACATAATCACGGTGCTAGTATTCGTTTATATGTCCCTGATTTCACCCGTTATTTCCGTCGAGGTGTCATTAAGATTAATTTACCATTTCCAGTTGAATCAATCCAGTTTAGTAAATTTAGTTTTAACCGATATACCGTTGTCGAGCGATTTCAGAAAGCAATAGACCGGTTTGAACCGGATTATGTTTTTTTAACAGATGGATATTTTTTAAAACCGCATCTTGTTAATGCGTTAGCTAAAAAATATAAAGTTATTCTGCGGTTTTATGCATATGAAATATTCTGTGGTATGAATAACTTATATCAATCACAATTAAAACGGATTTGTAACAACCATATTTTGAAACATCCAACCTTATGCGCCCTTTGTTTTTCAGTAAATTTTCGGATGGATAAAAGTATTATAAAAATATTGATTAATCGCAATACAGATTTAACCAAACTTCATTTTTGTCAGGAGTATCTTGGCGCGATGACCTTTTCTCCTTTCTATCCGCAAATTTTTAGAAAAGCATTACAGTCAGCTTATCAGATAATTGTATATAATGATGTTATTGCAAATATTATCCGTCCCTATAATCAAAGAATTCAAATTACTCCTTCCGGGATCGATGTCAATAGATTCTATGTAACAGAAAAAGTACCGGCAAAAGTAAAACGGATTTTATTTTCTGGTCGGGTGGATGACCCAGTCAAAGGATTTTCGGTGGTAAAAAAGGCTTGTCGACGGTTATGGAAGGAAAGAACCGATTTTGAATTAATAGTAACTTCTTCTGAGACTGGATTTAACGCAGACCCTTATATAAAATCTGTCGGTTGGTTATCGCAAGAGGATTTGCCAATATTGTATCAGTCAAGTGACATATGTCTTGTTCCATCTATTTGGCAAGAAGCGTTCGGTATAACTGCATTAGAAGCGATGGCATGTGGAAAACCCGTTATTGCTTCTAATATCGGAGGATTAAAAAATATTGTAATTGATGGAGTAACCGGATTTACCATTCCTCCTAATGATGCGGATGCGTTATATAGTAAAATGAAATTGCTGTTAGATGACTCCGATTTAAGAAAAAAGTTAGGTGGTGAAGGTAGAAAACGAGTCGAACAGGAATTTGATTGGAACAAAATCCTCGATAAATACTATCTAAATATATTTAGTAGTTAAGGATAAATAATGCGAATATTTCTAGGTAATGCACCATGGAGAAAAGGTAATAGATACGGGGTTCGTGCCGGGTCGCGTTGGCCACATTGGCAGCAGCCGGGTTCGGTCTATCTCCCGTTTCCGTTTTATTTAGCGTATGCAACTGCGGTGTTGGAACAGGCGGGATTTGAGTGTAAATTGGTTGATGGAATTGCAGAACATTTAACTGAACATGAGTTCATTGACCGAATTATTCAGTTTAATCCTGATATGGTAGTTTTAGAAACTTCAACCCCAACGATTGAGGTCGACCTAGCTATTGCGAAAAAAATAGCAAAAGTTATCAGGAAAACTAAAGCAAAACGGTGGTTGGTTTTTGTCGGTCCTCATGTAAGTGTGATGCCAGAAGATATAATGAATAAAGCTGAATATATAGATTTTATTTTAGTTGGAGAATATGAATATACGTTACGCGAGTTAGTTCAGAAATTAGCTAAACATGAGTCGATAGCACCGGTCACCGGAATCGTATATCGGACCGAGGATAATCGAATTGTTCGGAATCCACGTCGTGCGTTAATCGAAAATATTGACGAACTACCCTGGCCTGCTTACCATCATTTACCAATGTTGAATTATAACGACGATTTCGGTGTTTTGCCAAAACCGATGGTACAAATGTGGGCGAGTCGTGGTTGTCCGTTCCAATGCAATTTCTGTCTCTGGCCACAGGTTGTGTATGGGAGCAATCGATATCGAGTTCGGGATCCGGTTAAGGTAGTGGATGAACTTGAATGGCTCATAAAAACCTACGGATTTAAATCGGTTTATTTCGATGATGATACCTTTGACTTAGGAAAACAACGCATTTTACATTTCTGTTCCGAGCTAAATCGGCGTGGCATTAAAATCCCTTGGGCGGCAATGGCTCGTGCAGATACATTAGACCAAGAAATGCTTCAAGCAATGGCTAATGCGGGTATGATTGCTATAAAATACGGTGTTGAATCCGGGGTGCAAGAATTGATCGACCGATGTGGAAAACGGTTAGATTTAAACAAAGTTGTTGAAACGGTTAAAATCACGAAATCTGTTGGAATTAAGGTGCATTTAACGTTTACATTTGGACTGGAAGGTGAAACGAAAGAAACCATCCAGAAAACGATAGATTTTGCTTTATCATTGGAACCAGATAGTGTGCAGTTTTCGATCGTTACCCCTTTTCCGGGAACAAAATATTATTACGAATTAAAAGAAAAAGGATATCTTTTAGCCACTCGCTGGTCAGATTTCGATGGGAATCGTTCGGCGGTAATCAGAACTGAATATTTAACTTCAGAAGATTTAATTGATGCATTACATCGGGCATATAATGCCTGGTATCAATACCGAGATAAAAGAGTGCAAGCCACGCCAATTTCAATTCGTCCTATACCATTATTGGAGCATTATAAACCTACTCAAAAAAAAGAAAAAGTTTTAGTAATTAATTATACTGATTTAAGCGTAGCGTTTCATGCAGCTGATATCCTGCATAACCAAGCAAACGCTGGCGAGATACATTTATTAACCCCAAAGAAAATCGAAAAAAGCAGCGATATTGCAAACAATTTTACGATTGTTAGAACGATTCAACAACATTCTGGGTATAAAAAATTGTTGCTTGCTATCCACTTACTCCGTCAAATAAGAACTGAAAAATATGATTTAGTAGTTCTATTAAGCGATAATGCGAATTCGTATCTCCGCCGGTTTCCATTAACCTTGACCTATTTGAGTGGAGCGAAGCATATTATCGTTACCGATCCTAATTGCTGTGGATATATGGTAGTGCATCCGTTAGCATATATTATTAAAATGGTTAAATATTGGTTGACAAATCGCTAAAATAATGAGCGTTATTGTAAAATGTTAAACGGAAATTCTCTATCCTAAAATAAAGCTGAAAAATACTTGCGAGTTTCGTGATCTTGGAATCCAGCTACAACAGCTGATTCCTTTAGACATTAGAGCATTAGATTTTATACTTTTTTATTATGCTTATTCTTGGCATTGAATCCTCCTGCGATGAAACCGCAGTTGCAGTGGTTAAAGATGGAACGACGATTATTTCAAACATTGTCTTATCGCAAGTCGATTTACATCAGAAATATGGTGGTGTCGTTCCAGAAATAGCTTCACGAGCGCATTTGAATACGGTTCTTCCGATACTTCAAGAAGCGTTAGATATAGCTCAATGTGATTTGCGAGATATCGATGCAATTGCGGTTGTTCAGGGACCGGGTTTAGTCGGTTCGCTGTTAATCGGGATAACTGTTGCAAAATCGATCCGTTTGACTCATTCAATCCCAATGATGGCAGTCAATCATCTCCATGCGCATATCTATGCTAGTTTTATTGATCATCAAGAGATTTCCTTTCCTTTGGTAGCATTGGTTGTTTCTGGCGGGCATACTGATTTGTTTTATATGCCTAAACATTGTACTTATGAATGGTTAGGGAAAACTTATGACGATGCGGCAGGTGAAGCGTTTGATAAAGTCGGGAAAATTCTCGGATTAGGATATCCTGCAGGACCGGAAATAGATAGATTAGCAAAACAAGGAAACCCGAACGCCATTAAGTTTCCACGGCCTTATTTAGAGGAATATGGGTTTGATTTTAGTTTCAGCGGGTTGAAAACTTCAGCGGTATATTATTTAAAAAAACATCCACTAGGTTTAGAAGCAGTCAACCTTGAAGATATCTGTGCTTCATTTCAACAAGCGGTGGTCGATGTTCTGGTAAAGAAAACTATTGATGCTGCAATCCAGAAAAAAGTACAGGGAATCATCGTTTCCGGTGGCGTAGCTGCTAATTCTCATTTGCGAAATCAAATGACGAAAGCTGCCCAAAAACATAATCTTTCGCTGTGGATACCTTCGCCGAAACTTTGCACGGATAACGCGGCGATGGTAGCTGCTGCTGGATATTATCAGATTCAAGCTGGATATCCTTATGCCGGATACGATATGAATGCAGTAGCGAACTTAGCGCCGGGGTAAATCTTAGAGAGTTAACCACTTCAATGGTTAAATAACCTAAAATATTCAGATTATCCGGGGATAAACACCAAGTCATCAGGGTATCGGATTCATGCACTTTGTTCTCCTATCAATCTGATATTTACAACTACACATACTGTTCTCATCACCATATTCATTCAAACTATTCGACTAGTATATGGTTATGTATATAGGTAATTATAAGATAATCCATCCTTTTATTCTCGCACCAATGGCGGGATATACCGATTTACCATTTCGATTGTTATGTCGGAAGTATGGTGCAACGTTAGCATATACCGAAATGGTTAGTGCTGCCGGATTAGTCCGGGAGCATAGAAAAACTAACGAACTCCTCCGCTCTTCTCCTGAAGATAAACCGTTAGCGGTTCAGTTATTTGGAAATGAACCTAATATTCTTGGAAAAGCAGCGA
This genomic interval from bacterium contains the following:
- a CDS encoding glycosyltransferase family 4 protein — encoded protein: MDKSIIKILINRNTDLTKLHFCQEYLGAMTFSPFYPQIFRKALQSAYQIIVYNDVIANIIRPYNQRIQITPSGIDVNRFYVTEKVPAKVKRILFSGRVDDPVKGFSVVKKACRRLWKERTDFELIVTSSETGFNADPYIKSVGWLSQEDLPILYQSSDICLVPSIWQEAFGITALEAMACGKPVIASNIGGLKNIVIDGVTGFTIPPNDADALYSKMKLLLDDSDLRKKLGGEGRKRVEQEFDWNKILDKYYLNIFSS
- the tsaD gene encoding tRNA (adenosine(37)-N6)-threonylcarbamoyltransferase complex transferase subunit TsaD, with translation MLILGIESSCDETAVAVVKDGTTIISNIVLSQVDLHQKYGGVVPEIASRAHLNTVLPILQEALDIAQCDLRDIDAIAVVQGPGLVGSLLIGITVAKSIRLTHSIPMMAVNHLHAHIYASFIDHQEISFPLVALVVSGGHTDLFYMPKHCTYEWLGKTYDDAAGEAFDKVGKILGLGYPAGPEIDRLAKQGNPNAIKFPRPYLEEYGFDFSFSGLKTSAVYYLKKHPLGLEAVNLEDICASFQQAVVDVLVKKTIDAAIQKKVQGIIVSGGVAANSHLRNQMTKAAQKHNLSLWIPSPKLCTDNAAMVAAAGYYQIQAGYPYAGYDMNAVANLAPG
- a CDS encoding glycosyltransferase family 2 protein, coding for MKRPVSVYIPAYNVEKYLATCIEYIQKQTYPVSEILVIDDGSTDTTADIAKQYPVKLIQHQQNQGLAAVRNTGVKNAKYDYVASLDADCIPEPDWLERLMVYFDQEQVAGVSGKLIEKHQTDIPDRWRAIHMKQYWEGEEVITNPMHLFGNNTVFYRPALAEVGFYKDTPEYRTNNEDYYISRKLLEAGYTIIYDPKSVVYHLRHDNYTSLFRTYWRWFFLHRPRPDSIRGFLHKGITNLVYFRNFLREDLDAGRFNLIIADCLFLWYQTVYDIKFAITRK
- a CDS encoding cobalamin-dependent protein (Presence of a B(12) (cobalamin)-binding domain implies dependence on cobalamin itself, in one of its several forms, or in some unusual lineages, dependence on a cobalamin-like analog.) translates to MRIFLGNAPWRKGNRYGVRAGSRWPHWQQPGSVYLPFPFYLAYATAVLEQAGFECKLVDGIAEHLTEHEFIDRIIQFNPDMVVLETSTPTIEVDLAIAKKIAKVIRKTKAKRWLVFVGPHVSVMPEDIMNKAEYIDFILVGEYEYTLRELVQKLAKHESIAPVTGIVYRTEDNRIVRNPRRALIENIDELPWPAYHHLPMLNYNDDFGVLPKPMVQMWASRGCPFQCNFCLWPQVVYGSNRYRVRDPVKVVDELEWLIKTYGFKSVYFDDDTFDLGKQRILHFCSELNRRGIKIPWAAMARADTLDQEMLQAMANAGMIAIKYGVESGVQELIDRCGKRLDLNKVVETVKITKSVGIKVHLTFTFGLEGETKETIQKTIDFALSLEPDSVQFSIVTPFPGTKYYYELKEKGYLLATRWSDFDGNRSAVIRTEYLTSEDLIDALHRAYNAWYQYRDKRVQATPISIRPIPLLEHYKPTQKKEKVLVINYTDLSVAFHAADILHNQANAGEIHLLTPKKIEKSSDIANNFTIVRTIQQHSGYKKLLLAIHLLRQIRTEKYDLVVLLSDNANSYLRRFPLTLTYLSGAKHIIVTDPNCCGYMVVHPLAYIIKMVKYWLTNR